A stretch of Lagopus muta isolate bLagMut1 chromosome 9, bLagMut1 primary, whole genome shotgun sequence DNA encodes these proteins:
- the WDR53 gene encoding WD repeat-containing protein 53 isoform X1: protein MAVRWEGGHSASVLCLAAGSEGPAASGGERGELALWGRDGVPAGRLRLAPAEDDVAALAFSPRCPHRLYAAHGAAVALLDVRALREPVERLRFNEDEINCLALADGGDLLAAADDSGAVKVVDLESEKVVRSLRHANICSSVAFRPRRPQSLVSCGLDMQVMLWNLQKARPLWTTNLQECGTEEDRLQSASQLFNPPLAHSLSVASCGNIFGCGAQDGKVRIFRVTGLKFERELEFKGHSLGVSQVLFMPESYWLLTGGNDGKVLLWDVSNDIGKQQKSPAKSLHKRKGQAAATARKDGKLNKVASNEHARMLPKLTIEHGEKVNWITCTEIKGSRRVLVADQSSSISVYPLPES, encoded by the exons ATGGCGGTCAGGTGGGAGGGCGGCCACTCCGCCTCCGTGCTGTGCCTCGCCGCCGGCAGCGAGGGGCCCGCGGCCTCGGGGGGCGAGCGCGGTGAGCTGGCGCTGTGGGGGCGGGACGGCGTCCCCGCGGGGCGGCTGCGGCTGGCCCCCGCCGAGGACGACGTGGCGGCACTGGCGTTCTCCCCGCGCTGCCCGCACCGCCTATACGCCGCGCACGGGGCGGCCGTCGCGCTGCTGGACGTGCGGGCGCTGCGGGAGCCCGTGGAGCGTCTTCGCTTCAACGAGGACGAGATCAACTGCCTGGCCCTCGCTGACGGCGGGGACCTGCTCGCCGCGGCGGACGACTCCGGGGCCGTCAAGGTCGTGGATCTGGAGAGCGAGAAAGTCGTCCGTTCCCTGAGGCACGCCAACATCTGCTCCTCCGTCGCCTTTCGGCCGCGGAGGCCGCAGAGCCTCGTCTCGTGTGGACTGGACATGCAG GTTATGCTGTGGAACCTGCAGAAAGCTCGCCCCCTGTGGACCACGAACTTGCAGGAGTGTGGAACAGAGGAAGACAGgctgcagtcagccagccagCTCTTTAACCCCCCACTAGCACATTCCCTGTCTGTCGCATCGTGCGGCAACATCTTTGGCTGCGGAGCTCAGGATGGTAAAGTCAGAATATTCCGAGTGACTGGTCTCAAATTTGAACGTGAGCTGGAGTTTAAAGGTCATAGTTTAGGAGTATCACAAGTCCTCTTCATGCCGGAATCATACTGGTTGTTGACTGGGGGAAACGATGGGAAAGTCTTGCTCTGGGATGTCAGTAATGACattggaaagcagcagaaaagtcCAGCAAAGTCGCTCCATAAAAGGAAGGGCCAAGCAGCTGCCACTGCCAGAAAAGATGGAAAGCTCAACAAAGTGGCTTCAAATGAACACGCTAGAATGTTACCAAAGCTAACCATTGAGCATGGAGAGAAGGTGAACTGGATCACGTGCACAGAGATCAAAGGCTCCAGGAGAGTATTAGTTGCTGATCAGAGTAGTTCTATATCTGTTTATCCGTTGCCAGAGTCTTAG
- the FBXO45 gene encoding F-box/SPRY domain-containing protein 1 has product GGGGGAAGGAGWRLPGRVLELVFSYLELRELRSCALVCKLWHHVLHGDENSEVWRSLAARCLAEEALRTDILCNVPTYKGKVRAFHHAFSTNDCSRNVYIKKNGFTLHRNPIAQSTDGARTKIGFSEGRHAWEVWWEGPLGTVAVIGIATKRAAMQCQGYVALLGSDDQSWGWNLVDNNLLHNGEVNGSFPQCNNAPKYQIGERIRVILDMEDKTLAFERGYEFLGVAFRGLPKVCLYPAVSAVYGNTEVTLVYLGKPLDG; this is encoded by the exons ggtggcggcggcggggcggcggggggagcggggTGGCGGCTGCCGGGGCGGGTGCTGGAGCTGGTGTTCTCCTACCTGGAGCTGCGCGAGCTGCGGAGCTGCGCGCTGGTGTGCAAGCTGTGGCACCACGTCCTGCACGGCGACGAGAACAGCGAGGTGTGGCGCAGCCTGGCCGCGCGCTGCCTGGCCGAGGAGGCGCTGCGCACCGACATCCTCTGCAACGTGCCCACCTACAAGGGCAAG GTCCGTGCCTTCCACCACGCCTTCAGCACCAACGACTGCTCCCGGAACGTCTACATCAAGAAGAACGGCTTCACGCTGCACCGCAACCCCATCGCCCAGAGCACCGACGGCGCCAGGACCAAGATCGGCTTCAGCGAGGGCCGCCACGCCTGGGAGGTGTGGTGGGAAGGGCCGCTGGGCACCGTGGCCGTCATCGGCATCGCCACGAAGCGGGCGGCCATGCAGTGCCAGGGCTACGTGGCCCTGCTGGGCAGCGACGaccagagctggggctggaacCTGGTGGACAATAACTTGCTGCACAACGGCGAGGTGAACGGCAGCTTCCCGCAGTGCAACAACGCACCCAAGTACCAG ATAGGCGAAAGGATTCGAGTTATCCTGGACATGGAAGACAAAACGTTAGCGTTTGAGAGGGGCTATGAGTTCTTGGGAGTTGCGTTCAGAGGACTGCCCAAAGTTTGCCTGTATCCAGCAGTGTCTGCCGTGTATGGTAACACAGAAGTGACTTTGGTCTACCTGGGAAAACCTTTGGATGGATGA
- the RNF168 gene encoding E3 ubiquitin-protein ligase RNF168 isoform X1, protein MLKDFLYFFFPCFYLPAILRCTCCSSQETAVGILVSQGLLLRLASSSVLLLICLIPDLQVNMSKKSEAPLSLDDCLCQICMEIFVEPVTLPCNHTICNSCFQLTVENASLCCPFCRRRVSSWARYNVRRNTLINWELWEKIQKKYPKECERRINGQDLEEEIFVPHPQHQLSKPGELRQEYEAEVSKVEAERRAHEQEENKASEEYIQKLLAEEEEEHRLAEERRKEMEEQQLKQDEELAWQLSNSLNDSLGEHVLSSSSRGDSLSHESLPANLCKTKNKPSNSGDIQKYLTPKHRHTLRSASFSRATEGGGTDPGFAISNNEGSSTEGQDEQEEMPTLSPQLSGVTKGSSGEDLFMQMYINFLNASASEETTTVKQKNAHEPNCLKNELLHTTCGITEGEGARTVLSTSKGEGGVVLDSDSLTHVGSVNLEKCAETSTCIQLAINSVSDSKSVKGDLMKMAGNTDEKKPESLANAKEAPKRKSPEQLAEAVVDLGVVDKRRRTFPGTLEEEAEWKSDFNLQMQKAFEQELHERHMQEEQDRLLALQLQRQFNKEERLLNRQKGSPDEYLLRTKAPQSVKDSSRKGSSKMAKDSKVLKKQSETNHHKGRKGSCNENWQSPTRVRMKSPSSGKVLNCVVNTSDSNDVHSLPKRKQKTILQMLKSPVTE, encoded by the exons atgctgaaagactttctttacttctttttcccctgtttcTATCTCCCTGCTATCCTCCGATGTACCTGCTGCAGTTCACAGGAAACTGCAGTAGGAATCCTTGTTTCACAGGGACTTCTGTTAAGACTTGCATCTTCCTCT gtaCTGCTGCTAATTTGTCTCATTCCTGATCTTCAAGTCAATATGTCAAAGAAATCGGAGGCTCCCCTTTCCTTAGATGACTGCCTCTGCCAAATCTGCATGGAGATCTTTGTGGAGCCCGTCACCCTGCCGTGCAACCACACCATCTGTAATTCCTGTTTCCAGCTGACAGTTGAAAATGCCAGTCTTTGCTGCCCCTTTTGTCGACGTCGAGTCTCTTCTTGGGCACGATATAATGTCCGCAGGAATACTCTTATCAACTGGGAACTCTGGGAGAAGATTCAGAAGAAATATCCGAAGGAATGCGAGCGGAGAATTAACGGACAGGATTTGGAAGAGGAAA TCTTTGTCCCCCATCCACAACACCAGCTGAGCAAACCTGGGGAACTGAGACAGGAATATGAAGCAGAGGTTAGCAAG GTGGAGGCAGAAAGGCGAGCGCATGAGCAAGAAGAGAACAAGGCAAGTGAGGAATACATTCAAAAGCTGCTagcagaagaagaggaagagcacAGATTGGCAGAAGAAAGACGAAAGgagatggaggagcagcagcttaAACAAGATGAGGAGTTGGCATGGCAGCTCAGTAACAGTTTG AATGACAGTCTGGGAGAACACGTGCTCAGCAGTTCTTCACGAGGAGACAGCCTCTCCCATGAGTCACTCCCAGCTAATTTGTGCAAGACGAAGAACAAACCAAGCAACTCCGGAGACATCCAGAA GTACCTGACTCCAAAGCACCGTCACACATTGCGATCAGCTTCATTCTCCAGAGCAACAGAGGGAGGTGGGACTGACCCTGGATTTGCG atcaGTAACAATGAAGGCAGCAGTACTGAGGGGCAAGATGAGCAAGAGGAAATGCCAACGCTGTCTCCACAGCTGAGTGGTGTGACCAAAGGTTCCAGTGGCGAGGATTTGTTTATGCAGATGTACATTAACTTCCTAAATGCCTCAGCTTCAGAGGAGACCACAACTGTCAAGCAAAAAAATGCACACGAACCAAACTGTCTCAAAAATGAACTTCTACATACAACTTGTGGAATTACAGAAGGAGAAGGGGCTAGAACAGTTCTTTCCACATCCAAAGGAGAAGGTGGAGTAGTATTGGACAGTGACAGTTTAACTCATGTAGGCAGCGTAAACCTTGAAAAGTGTGCTGAAACTAGTACTTGTATTCAGTTAGCAATAAATTCCGTGTCTGACAGCAAAAGTGTAAAAGGTGATCTCATGAAGATGGCTGGAAATACGGATGAAAAGAAACCAGAGAGTTTGGCAAATGCTAAGGAGGCTCCCAAAAGAAAGTCTCCAGAACAACTGGCTGAAGCAGTGGTTGACTTGGGTGTGGTTGACAAGAGGAGAAGAACTTTTCCAGGAACTTTGGAGGAGGAAGCGGAGTGGAAAAGTGACTTCAATTTGCAAATGCAGAAAGCCTTTGAGCAGGAGCTCCATGAAAGGCAtatgcaggaggagcaggatAGGCttctggctctgcagctgcaaagaCAGTTCAACAAAGAGGAGAGGTTGCTGAACCGAcagaagggatctccagatgagtACCTTCTTCGTACTAAAGCACCTCAATCTGTGAAGGACTCTTCTAGAAAAGGAAGCTCTAAGATGGCAAAGGACTCAAAAGTattgaaaaaacaaagtgaaacaaatcaCCACAAGGGTCGGAAAGGTTCTTGCAATGAAAACTGGCAGTCTCCTACCAGGGTCCGAATGAAATCACCCAGCAGTGGAAAAGTCTTGAATTGTGTTGTTAACACCAGTGATTCAAATGATGTTCATTCACTGcctaagagaaaacaaaagacaatcCTTCAGATGCTTAAAAGCCCTGTTACTGAGTAG
- the WDR53 gene encoding WD repeat-containing protein 53 isoform X2, protein MLWNLQKARPLWTTNLQECGTEEDRLQSASQLFNPPLAHSLSVASCGNIFGCGAQDGKVRIFRVTGLKFERELEFKGHSLGVSQVLFMPESYWLLTGGNDGKVLLWDVSNDIGKQQKSPAKSLHKRKGQAAATARKDGKLNKVASNEHARMLPKLTIEHGEKVNWITCTEIKGSRRVLVADQSSSISVYPLPES, encoded by the coding sequence ATGCTGTGGAACCTGCAGAAAGCTCGCCCCCTGTGGACCACGAACTTGCAGGAGTGTGGAACAGAGGAAGACAGgctgcagtcagccagccagCTCTTTAACCCCCCACTAGCACATTCCCTGTCTGTCGCATCGTGCGGCAACATCTTTGGCTGCGGAGCTCAGGATGGTAAAGTCAGAATATTCCGAGTGACTGGTCTCAAATTTGAACGTGAGCTGGAGTTTAAAGGTCATAGTTTAGGAGTATCACAAGTCCTCTTCATGCCGGAATCATACTGGTTGTTGACTGGGGGAAACGATGGGAAAGTCTTGCTCTGGGATGTCAGTAATGACattggaaagcagcagaaaagtcCAGCAAAGTCGCTCCATAAAAGGAAGGGCCAAGCAGCTGCCACTGCCAGAAAAGATGGAAAGCTCAACAAAGTGGCTTCAAATGAACACGCTAGAATGTTACCAAAGCTAACCATTGAGCATGGAGAGAAGGTGAACTGGATCACGTGCACAGAGATCAAAGGCTCCAGGAGAGTATTAGTTGCTGATCAGAGTAGTTCTATATCTGTTTATCCGTTGCCAGAGTCTTAG
- the NRROS gene encoding transforming growth factor beta activator LRRC33, translating into MEALLPVLSLLLVLLAVGCGDGAGTAWALSPGGCEQVQSTADCRRKWLSSVPRNLQGDIEELLLDDNTIRVLGRASLFSYHQLKHLSLTKNRMELIEPGAFLGSQGLHALSLADNLLFTNYSLTAAALSALPALRTLDLAGNHLTEGMVSVLLSNLSSLESLSVARNVIMRLDSSVFSNLTQLLELNLERNYIFEIDQAFEGLQRLQRLNVAYNYMTCIVDFNLTQLRVLNVSYNIIEWFLALESDDLFELEVLDLSHNQLLFFPVLPRQSKLHSLLLKDNEMSFYQLLPNGTSLENVTVQFLLIDGNSTNITTVKLWDEVCYSNLSSLRLLDMSQNQFWYLPEGFLAKMPALTHLKLNQNCLETFHVSERDPLAMLTDLDLSQNLLTELWEDAGAGPSLPNLQLFNLSTNLLRALPAGIFTHTKQITTVDLSYNRLDLCPQPAVLGRSAPCVDIRGLATLTRLSLAGCGLRNLGGHPFRGTALTHLDLSDNREALSGDLGWLRDLAATLQVLSLRNTNLSSTSVDFSALQSLVGLDLSGNTLTALPASLGALKLRSLDLRDNSLTALPADVAWRPLGRSLQELYLSRNPYNCCTLGWWEALQSMERLRVPDGREVTCNYDSQRLSAWLLPEPVLQDCRWRTADMALLYLVLALPTCLTLLVAFTVLFLMLKPKLLKMVKRRCGVSGPY; encoded by the exons ATGGaggctctgctgcctgttctctccctgctcctggTCCTTCTGGCAGTAGGATGCGGAGATGGGGCGGGCACAGCATGGGCCTTGTCTCCTGGTGGTTGCGAGCAG gtgcagagcactgcagactGCAGGAGGAAATGGTTGAGCTCCGTCCCTAGAAATCTGCAAGGTGACATTGAAGAGCTGTTGCTGGATGACAACACTATCCGGGTCCTGGGCCGTGCCTCTCTGTTCTCATACCACCAGCTGAAGCACCTCAGCCTGACCAAAAACCGGATGGAGCTCATCGAGCCTGGTgccttcctgggcagccaggGCCTCCACGCTCTATCCTTGGCAGACAACCTTCTCTTCACCAACTACTCACTAacagcagctgctctttctGCTTTGCCAGCCTTGAGGACGCTCGATCTAGCTGGGAATCATCTCACTGAGGGCATGGTATCTGTTTTGCTCAGCAACCTGTCTTCCTTGGAGTCCTTGTCTGTGGCTAGGAATGTCATCATGAGACTGGACTCTTctgtcttctccaacctgacgCAGCTCTTGGAGCTGAACCTGGAGAGGAACTACATCTTTGAGATTGACCAAGCTTTTGAAgggctgcagaggctgcagaggcTCAACGTGGCTTACAACTACATGACATGCATTGTGGACTTCAACCTGACCCAGCTCCGGGTGCTCAATGTCAGCTACAATATCATCGAGTGGTTTCTGGCCCTGGAAAGCGATGACCTCTTTgagctggaggtgctggacCTGTCCCACAACcagctcctttttttccccgTGCTGCCCCGGCAGAGCAAGCTGCACTCTTTGCTGCTGAAGGACAACGAGATGAGCTTTTACCAGCTCCTCCCCAACGGCACGTCCCTGGAGAATGTCACCGTGCAGTTCCTGCTCATCGATGGCAACTCCACCAACATCACGACGGTCAAGCTGTGGGACGAAGTCTGCTATAGCAACCTCTCCTCCCTGCGTCTCCTGGACATGAGCCAGAACCAATTCTGGTACCTGCCGGAGGGTTTCCTGGCCAAGATGCCCGCTCTGACCCACCTGAAGCTCAACCAGAACTGCCTGGAGACCTTCCACGTGTCGGAGCGGGACCCCTTGGCCATGCTGACGGATCTGGACCTCAGTCAGAACCTGCTGACGGAGCTGTGGGAGGACGCGGGCGCCGGGCCCTCCCTGCCCAACCTGCAGCTCTTCAACCTCAGCACCAACCTGCTGCGGGCGCTTCCTGCCGGCATCTTCACTCACACAAAGCAGATCACTACAGTTGACCTCAGCTACAACCGCCTCGACCTGTGTCCCCAGCCGGCTGTTTTAGGCCGGAGCGCTCCCTGCGTGGACATCAGGGGCCTTGCCACCCTGACCCGCCTCTCCTTGGCCGGCTGCGGTCTGCGGAACCTGGGTGGCCACCCCTTTCGAGGGACGGCCCTGACTCATCTGGACCTCTCTGACAACCGGGAGGCTCTGTCAGGGGACCTGGGGTGGCTGCGGGACCTGGCTGCGACGCTGCAGGTGCTGTCCCTCCGCAACACCAACCTCTCCTCCACCTCGGTGGATTTCTCGGCCCTCCAGAGCCTGGTGGGACTGGACCTGTCGGGGAACACCCTGACCGCCCTCCCCGCCTCGCTGGGCGCACTGAAGCTACGCAGCCTCGACCTGCGGGACAACAGCCTGACGGCGCTGCCTGCGGACGTGGCGTGGAGGCCGCTGGGGAGGAGCCTGCAGGAGCTCTACCTCAGCCGTAACCCCTATAACTGCTGCACGCTGGGCTGGtgggaggccctgcagagcaTGGAGCGCCTGCGTGTCCCCGACGGGCGTGAGGTGACCTGCAACTACGACTCGCAGCGGCTGAGCGCATGGCTGCTGCCCGAGCCCGTCCTGCAGGACTGCCGCTGGCGGACGGCCGACATGGCCCTGCTCTACCTGGTGCTTGCCCTGCCCACCTGCCTGACGCTGCTGGTGGCCTTCACTGTGCTCTTCCTCATGCTGAAGCCAAAGCTGCTGAAAATGGTGAAGAGGCGGTGTGGGGTGTCCGGCCCGTACTGA
- the PIGX gene encoding phosphatidylinositol-glycan biosynthesis class X protein: MAAELWRPGLGVLLCALHVQAACRGSAVSQELLKEGFHRELLVKVELSGTGQWTEGCTVAARTHLPRGVYVDPYELASLQQHNVTKAVLIPDAVDVEAPEYSATDLTVLLYLQPDPRCWHCFRAALPVHGRYHRPAESSEDALVALKSAEVLLCCCDEHLSPECWQPAEVEAPCSEEKEHLCQWYSAAHQPEYEELILRVPVGLTQHSFLVCVMTLLATVLCSSLILAAVCKYGDFSLVTCLE; this comes from the exons ATGGCGGCCGAGCTGTGGCGGCCGGGGCTgggtgtgctgctctgtgcccttc ACGTACAGGCCGCCTGCCGCGGGAGCGCCGTCtcgcaggagctgctgaaggaggGCTTCCACAG GGAGCTGCTGGTGAAGGTGGAGCTGAGTGGGACGGGGCAGTGGACAGAAGGATGCACGGTGGCTGCCAGAACTCACCTGCCACGGGGAGTCTACGTGGATCCCTATGAGCTGGCATCGCTGCAGCAGCACAACGTGACGAAG GCAGTGCTCATTCCTGATGCTGTTGATGTGGAGGCTCCTGAGTACTCAGCTACAGACCTTACTGTCCTGCTGTACCTGCAGCCCGACCCTCGCTGTTGGCActgtttcagagcagcactgcctgtgcatGGCCGCTACCACCggccagcagaaagcagtgaggaCGCGTTGGTTGCTCTGAAGAGTGCAGAAgtactgctctgctgctgtgacg AGCACCTGTCACCAGagtgctggcagcctgctgagGTGGAAGCTCCCTGTTCAGAGGAGAAGGAGCACCTCTGTCAGTGGTACAGTGCAGCACACCAACCT GAGTATGAAGAATTGATTCTGCGGGTCCCAGTGGGGCTCACACAACACAGTTTCTTAGTGTGTGTCATGACTCTTCTTGCCACCGTGCTCTGTTCCAGCCTGAttcttgctgctgtgtgcaaaTATGGAGACTTCTCTCTGGTGACCTGCTTGGAATAA
- the CEP19 gene encoding centrosomal protein of 19 kDa produces MTCIAKKCGIRFQPPSVILIYKEEDKTRRRIMPVRNFSQFSDCGIAAEQLKNNPRHKAYLEGVSLRQLKKLHSLLRGHLRGESLAESLEKIQQEETIDPEEDMNKLDDEELAKRKSIMDELFEKNRKKKDDPDFIYDIEVEFPQDEQLESCGWDVESCEEV; encoded by the exons ATGACTTGCATCGCAAAGAAGTGCGGCATTCGCTTTCAGCCTCCCTCTGTGATCCTGATCTACAAGGAGGAGGACAAGACTCGCCGGCGCATCATGCCTGTCCGAAATTTCTCCCAGTTCTCAG attgtggcattgctgctgagcagctgaagAATAACCCTCGGCACAAAGCGTACCTGGAAGGAGTCTCACTGCGTCAGCTGAAGAAGCTGCACAGTTTGCTGAGAGGCCACTTGAGGGGAGAGAGTCTGGCTGAGAGCCTGGAAAAGATTCAGCAGGAAGAGACCATTGACCCCGAGGAGGACATGAACAAACTGGACGACGAGGAGCTAGCCAAAAGGAAGAGCATCATGGATGAGCTCTTtgaaaagaacaggaagaagaaGGACGACCCGGACTTTATCTATGATATCGAGGTAGAATTTCCACAGGATGAGCAGCTGGAGTCCTGTGGCTGGGATGTGGAGTCATGTGAAGAAGTCTGA
- the RNF168 gene encoding E3 ubiquitin-protein ligase RNF168 isoform X2 encodes MSKKSEAPLSLDDCLCQICMEIFVEPVTLPCNHTICNSCFQLTVENASLCCPFCRRRVSSWARYNVRRNTLINWELWEKIQKKYPKECERRINGQDLEEEIFVPHPQHQLSKPGELRQEYEAEVSKVEAERRAHEQEENKASEEYIQKLLAEEEEEHRLAEERRKEMEEQQLKQDEELAWQLSNSLNDSLGEHVLSSSSRGDSLSHESLPANLCKTKNKPSNSGDIQKYLTPKHRHTLRSASFSRATEGGGTDPGFAISNNEGSSTEGQDEQEEMPTLSPQLSGVTKGSSGEDLFMQMYINFLNASASEETTTVKQKNAHEPNCLKNELLHTTCGITEGEGARTVLSTSKGEGGVVLDSDSLTHVGSVNLEKCAETSTCIQLAINSVSDSKSVKGDLMKMAGNTDEKKPESLANAKEAPKRKSPEQLAEAVVDLGVVDKRRRTFPGTLEEEAEWKSDFNLQMQKAFEQELHERHMQEEQDRLLALQLQRQFNKEERLLNRQKGSPDEYLLRTKAPQSVKDSSRKGSSKMAKDSKVLKKQSETNHHKGRKGSCNENWQSPTRVRMKSPSSGKVLNCVVNTSDSNDVHSLPKRKQKTILQMLKSPVTE; translated from the exons ATGTCAAAGAAATCGGAGGCTCCCCTTTCCTTAGATGACTGCCTCTGCCAAATCTGCATGGAGATCTTTGTGGAGCCCGTCACCCTGCCGTGCAACCACACCATCTGTAATTCCTGTTTCCAGCTGACAGTTGAAAATGCCAGTCTTTGCTGCCCCTTTTGTCGACGTCGAGTCTCTTCTTGGGCACGATATAATGTCCGCAGGAATACTCTTATCAACTGGGAACTCTGGGAGAAGATTCAGAAGAAATATCCGAAGGAATGCGAGCGGAGAATTAACGGACAGGATTTGGAAGAGGAAA TCTTTGTCCCCCATCCACAACACCAGCTGAGCAAACCTGGGGAACTGAGACAGGAATATGAAGCAGAGGTTAGCAAG GTGGAGGCAGAAAGGCGAGCGCATGAGCAAGAAGAGAACAAGGCAAGTGAGGAATACATTCAAAAGCTGCTagcagaagaagaggaagagcacAGATTGGCAGAAGAAAGACGAAAGgagatggaggagcagcagcttaAACAAGATGAGGAGTTGGCATGGCAGCTCAGTAACAGTTTG AATGACAGTCTGGGAGAACACGTGCTCAGCAGTTCTTCACGAGGAGACAGCCTCTCCCATGAGTCACTCCCAGCTAATTTGTGCAAGACGAAGAACAAACCAAGCAACTCCGGAGACATCCAGAA GTACCTGACTCCAAAGCACCGTCACACATTGCGATCAGCTTCATTCTCCAGAGCAACAGAGGGAGGTGGGACTGACCCTGGATTTGCG atcaGTAACAATGAAGGCAGCAGTACTGAGGGGCAAGATGAGCAAGAGGAAATGCCAACGCTGTCTCCACAGCTGAGTGGTGTGACCAAAGGTTCCAGTGGCGAGGATTTGTTTATGCAGATGTACATTAACTTCCTAAATGCCTCAGCTTCAGAGGAGACCACAACTGTCAAGCAAAAAAATGCACACGAACCAAACTGTCTCAAAAATGAACTTCTACATACAACTTGTGGAATTACAGAAGGAGAAGGGGCTAGAACAGTTCTTTCCACATCCAAAGGAGAAGGTGGAGTAGTATTGGACAGTGACAGTTTAACTCATGTAGGCAGCGTAAACCTTGAAAAGTGTGCTGAAACTAGTACTTGTATTCAGTTAGCAATAAATTCCGTGTCTGACAGCAAAAGTGTAAAAGGTGATCTCATGAAGATGGCTGGAAATACGGATGAAAAGAAACCAGAGAGTTTGGCAAATGCTAAGGAGGCTCCCAAAAGAAAGTCTCCAGAACAACTGGCTGAAGCAGTGGTTGACTTGGGTGTGGTTGACAAGAGGAGAAGAACTTTTCCAGGAACTTTGGAGGAGGAAGCGGAGTGGAAAAGTGACTTCAATTTGCAAATGCAGAAAGCCTTTGAGCAGGAGCTCCATGAAAGGCAtatgcaggaggagcaggatAGGCttctggctctgcagctgcaaagaCAGTTCAACAAAGAGGAGAGGTTGCTGAACCGAcagaagggatctccagatgagtACCTTCTTCGTACTAAAGCACCTCAATCTGTGAAGGACTCTTCTAGAAAAGGAAGCTCTAAGATGGCAAAGGACTCAAAAGTattgaaaaaacaaagtgaaacaaatcaCCACAAGGGTCGGAAAGGTTCTTGCAATGAAAACTGGCAGTCTCCTACCAGGGTCCGAATGAAATCACCCAGCAGTGGAAAAGTCTTGAATTGTGTTGTTAACACCAGTGATTCAAATGATGTTCATTCACTGcctaagagaaaacaaaagacaatcCTTCAGATGCTTAAAAGCCCTGTTACTGAGTAG